The region GTGCTGCTCGACGATGTGGTCACCGCACAGCCAGTTGTAGTAGTACCAGTTACGCATCTGGTATTCCATTTCGCTCTTGGCGTTTTCGCGCTTGAGCGGTGGTTCCCACACGCCGGCATTGTTCCAGTAGGCCCGCATGGCAATCACATCGCCAATCTGGCCATCCTTGATGCGGTTGATGGTTTCGATATAGCCAATGTCATGATGTCTCTGGAGACCACAGCCCACCTTAAGGTTCTTTTCTTTGGCCAGCTTGCTGGCGGCCAGCACCTGACGGACGCCGGGAGCGTCGGTCGCGACTGGTTTTTCCATGAAAACATGCTTGCCGGCATTAATGGCGTATTCGAACTGCTGAGGGCGGAAGCCTGGAGGAGTTGCCAGAATCACGAGATCGACACCGCTATCAATCACTTTCTTGAAGGCATCGAAGCCGAAGAAGACCTTGTCGGGAGCAACATCGACTTTGCTTCCCTTGTCGCCCAGTCCGCCCTTGATACTTCCCACGGCCCGATTGGCGCGATCTTCGAACACATCGCCCACAGCGACCAGCTTGACGTTGTGATCGGTCGAGAGAGCATCGCGTGCTGCACCTGTTCCGCGTCCACCAGAGCCCACCAGGCCAATGCGGATCACGTCATCACCTTGAGCATAGGCACTTGTGGCCAAGCCCGCCTGTGCAGCCAGGGCCGCCCCTGCCACCATACCGGTCGTCGCGAGGAACTCCCGACGTGATCCATTCAATTGATCCATAGTTAACTCTCCGGAGGTCGTTTCGTGATTCAAAACTTCGCTGTCATGAGTGAGCATGCTCTCAATAGGGGTGCCGACCCGCCATTGATCTTCAGCGATAAAACATATCAATAGTCGATCATGCTTTGCAGCCGAAGGCAAGCGCCGTCGCGGGAAAACTGAACGCGAAAGCCGAACTCATCCTTCGACCGGTGATCATTCAGACTTCATTACGAACTGATGTCTGAGAAAATGAAGTCTTTCCATCGATTCTGCGGCTATTTCTTGAGAATCCAGATGTTCTGAAAGTGAACTTTATCGCCGTGGTTCTGCAGGAAGATGGCCCCTGGCTTCTGATCTTTCTGGCCACCGCCGGGTGTGGGCTTGAGTTCGAGGTTTTCGTGTATCACCACTCCGTTATGCCGAACGGTGGTTTTGGCAGGTGATTTCACATTGCCTGCTTCGTCGAACTTGGCACAAGTGAAATCGACATCGTAAGTCTGCCAGGAAAGTGGCGGCAGGCACATATTCACTCGGGGTTTTGAGTTAATGTAGATGCCACCGCATTCGTTATCAGCCCCTTCGAGTCCGAATGAATCGAGGATCTGGGTTTCATACTGATCACCCAGGTAGAGCCCGCTGTTGCCGCGAGCCTGCCCGCGGGCATAGGGCATGTAAGGGGATCGAAATTCGATATGCAGAGTATAGTCTTCGAACTTTTCCTTGGTGCGAGTCCCCACATTCAGAAGTTTGTCTTCGGTCATGGAAGCTTTGTCCCATTGATCGACATTTGTGCCATCGAACAGCACGACGGCACCTGCAGGTGGTTTTTGCCCCAGTGTGGGTGACGTTCTTTGGACTTTGTTGAGCTCGACTGATTTGGCCGAGTGCCTCACAACAGCTTTCGTGCCTTCAATGACCACTTCGTAGTCGCTACCAGCCAGCGAGGTTTTGCCGTCTTTTGTGGCACCATTCAGCTTGAACTTGTCGGTCTTACCTTCGAAGCCGGCTCCAGGGAGCCCACCCTGGTAGAGGACTCCGCGAAACTTGCTATCGCCATCGGCAATCACCTGCAGGCCCCAGCCATCAGCCGCATATTCGCCTTGAATGGCAAAATCCGGCCCTGCTGCAGCCGCATCGAGATAGGCCGTCTTGGGGCCGTCTGCGGCCATCGCCGTATTGTCAACCAGGAAGCAGGCCCCGGCGGCTAACCCTAACGTGAGAACTGTTCGCCAAGTGAAATTCATGTGCCGCATGAGAAAACTCCCGGAATGGTCGATCAGGTGGTGAGGGCAGAGGTTGTCATCGCTCTGCGCGAATCGCAACAAACTCATCCAGAGCAGCTTATCCGTTGGCGGGGTGCAATGTCAGCCACTTGCCAGGAAAACTTAATTGGGGTGTGGCGAAACGAATTCAGTCGAGAAATCGCTCACGCTCTCCGGGTTGTGGCAGGCGGCAGGCGTCGGCCTGTCCAAACATGCGATATCGGTTGCGGGCGATAGAGCGATATATCAGATCGCGAAGAGGC is a window of Planctopirus limnophila DSM 3776 DNA encoding:
- a CDS encoding 3-keto-disaccharide hydrolase, with product MRHMNFTWRTVLTLGLAAGACFLVDNTAMAADGPKTAYLDAAAAGPDFAIQGEYAADGWGLQVIADGDSKFRGVLYQGGLPGAGFEGKTDKFKLNGATKDGKTSLAGSDYEVVIEGTKAVVRHSAKSVELNKVQRTSPTLGQKPPAGAVVLFDGTNVDQWDKASMTEDKLLNVGTRTKEKFEDYTLHIEFRSPYMPYARGQARGNSGLYLGDQYETQILDSFGLEGADNECGGIYINSKPRVNMCLPPLSWQTYDVDFTCAKFDEAGNVKSPAKTTVRHNGVVIHENLELKPTPGGGQKDQKPGAIFLQNHGDKVHFQNIWILKK
- a CDS encoding Gfo/Idh/MocA family protein — its product is MDQLNGSRREFLATTGMVAGAALAAQAGLATSAYAQGDDVIRIGLVGSGGRGTGAARDALSTDHNVKLVAVGDVFEDRANRAVGSIKGGLGDKGSKVDVAPDKVFFGFDAFKKVIDSGVDLVILATPPGFRPQQFEYAINAGKHVFMEKPVATDAPGVRQVLAASKLAKEKNLKVGCGLQRHHDIGYIETINRIKDGQIGDVIAMRAYWNNAGVWEPPLKRENAKSEMEYQMRNWYYYNWLCGDHIVEQHIHNLDVCNWVKGDYPVRANGMGGRQVRVDKRYGEIYDHHCVEFEYKDGSRTYSQCRHIPNTWNQVSEFVHGSKGTSNPSGSITAAGNDWRYRGPRPNPYVVEHDDLLKAIKGGVAYNEADNGAFSTMTSILGRMATYSGKVIEWNDALNSQISLFPKELSWDADMPVKPDSEGNYPIATPGVTKVV